CGGACGCGTTCGAGGAGCAGCTCCGCCCCCATGTCGCCGCGCAGCCGACCGGCGATGTCGTCGACGACCGCCAGCGCTTCGTCGGCCCGTCCCTGGCCGACCAGCAGCTCACCCAGCTCGTGAATGATCCAGTCGTCGGCGCCCCGCCGGGCGGCGGCCCGCAGCACCTCGATCGCCTCGTCGACCCGGCCGTGCTTGCGGAGCAACTCCGCCGTGCACCACGCGGCGTTGGGCGAACCGTCCGCCGCGTGGGTCCGGAGCACCTCGACGGCCTCGTCCGGACACTCCTCCTCCAGCAGCCCCGCCAGCCGCCTGGCCGCGTCGAGACCGCCGTACCCGGCGGCGAGGTCCCGCAGGTCCGTGATCCGCCCGTGCCGGGCGAGGACGTCCGCGAGTTGCTCGACGGCGTTGCCGTACGTGACGTTGTCCCGGTGCACATGCGCGCGCAGCAGCGTCACCGCCTCGTCGACCCGCCCCATCCGCTCCAGCACCCGCGCGCGCAGGCCGGCGGTGCGGACGGTGTCCCCCCAGTGGCGGGAGCAGCCGCACTCGGGCTCGACGACGGGCAGCAGTGCCAGCATCTCTTCGTCACGGCCGTGGCCCTCGGTCAGGTCGACCAGCGCCTGCTCCAGATACCAGTCCCCGACCCCCGGCCCCAGCAGAGCGATCACCTCGTCGATTCGCCCCTGCCCGGCCAGCAGCTCCGCCAGCCCGCGCACCGCGAGCCGGTCCCCGGCCTCGGCGTGGGGCCGTACGAGAGCGATGGCCTCCTCGGACCGGCCCGACTCCTCCAGCAGCCCCGCGACCGTCTCCACCGCGGCCCACCATCCACTGTCGGCGAACGGCCGCAACACCTCCAGCCGTTGGTCCCCGCTCAGCGTCCGGGCCCAGGCCCGGGCACAGAACCAGTCCCCTTGCTCGGCCTGCGCCCGCACCTGCGCCAGATGCCCGTGCTCGACGAGCGCCGCGACGACGTCCGGCGGTATCCAGCCGTCGTGGGTACGGAAACGTCGGTCGAGTTCAGCGGAATCCACGCCCCGGACCCTATCCGGCCCGACCGACAGAACCCGGCGGCCTGGATGCCGACCGCCGCACCCGCGGAGAAGTCCGCGTCGGGGCACCAACGCGGCGGCGCACAGGTGCAGTTCGAAGGGGGCCACCGGCAGCCACGGGGGACGAGGAAGGCCGCGAAGTACAGGTCCCCGCCGTCAGCCACTCCGCAGCCGCCGTGCGGCGAGCGGCCGCACCCCAGGTCCATCGAGCCGGCCGCGCCCCCGCCCATGGCCGCCGTTCCGGCGTTGATCACAGCGCCCGCCCTTTCCGGCAGGCGGCAGAGCAGGGAGCGCGCGGCGGCCACGGGCTCAGAGGGACGGCACCGTCAGGTGCACCACCACAGGAAACGGTTGCACGTTTTCGTTGGCGACGGTTCCGGGATCGGGCTCGTCGGGGTCGGATCCGCCGACGGAGCCGAGCCCGTCGTCGTCGCCGTCGGGGCCGGTGTGGAGTGGCCCGGGGAGTAGGTCGCGGACGCCGATGGGGTGTCCTCGGGCTTCTTCGTCTCCTCGTCGGACTTCGCGTCCTTCGAGGACTCGGACGCCGACGGAGACGCGGAGGCGGAGGCGGAAGCCGAGGTCGTTCCGGCTCCGTGCCCGCCACCGGTACCCCCGGACGGGCCGGTCGTCTCCTTCACCGAGGCCGATCCGTCCGCCGTCTCGCCCCCGGCGGTCGCGGTGTTCGGAGTGAACCCCGGTGCCTCTATGCCGAGTTCGGCCAGGCTCAGACCACCCGCCGCCAGCAACAGCCCGGCCCCCACCAACAGCACCCGCCGCCGGCGCCGCCGGTGCGCGGCGGCCTTGCGGTCGCGACGCCCGGCCCGCGCCCCGCGGTCGTCGTCGCGGTCCCCGGGCGCCCGGCGCCCCTGCGTCCGCCGACGGCTCTGTGCCGGACCAGGGCGCTCCGTCTCGTCCTCGTCCTCGTCGGCGTCTTCCTCCGCGCCCACGCCCGCGTAAGCGTCCCCGTACGACGCCTCGGGCCCGCCGGCCCCGCCCGACCCTCCGTCGGCATCTCCGCGGACGTCGCCCTCGTTCGCGTGCGCGCGTAGATCTTCGACAGGCGTGCCGCACCCCGGGCAGGCGAGGGCGCCGTTGAGGTGCCGTCGGCACGGGTGGCAGTAGTCCATGACGCGGGAAGACTAGGTTCCTGACAGGTCACGTTCCTAGGGGCTGCTGTGAAGATTGTGTAGGGAACCGCGTGTCGCGATGTGGCGGGTTGAGGACAGATCAGCGAAACGGTGTCGAAACGCTTGTCGAAACCGTTATGTGTTCGACCCATTGACACCCCCGCCGCCGCATCCTTACTGTCACGCCAGCATTTCGAACGTGTGACGAAATCTCGAACAGACCCGCTTGAGCCGACAAGCATCGACGCCGCAACACAGACGCAACAACAGACGCAACAACAAGGGGCAACCGCCGTGCGCATCACCGGAATCAGCACTCACGTCGTCGGGACGCCGTGGCGCAACCTGACGTACGTCCAGGTGCACACCGACGAGGGCATCACCGGGGTCGGCGAGACCCGGATGCTGGGCCACACCGACGCGCTGATCGGCTACCTGCGGGAGGCCGAGGCCAACCACATTCTCGGCTCCGACCCGTTCGCTGTCGAGGACCTCATGCGCCGGATGAAGTACGGCGACTACGGGCGCGCCGGCGAGATCGTGATGTCCGGCATCGCGGTCATCGAGATGGCCTGCTGGGACATCAAGGGCAAGGCCCTCGGCGTCCCGGTCTGGCAGCTCCTCGGCGGCAAGGTCACCGACAAGGTCAAGGCGTACGCCAACGGGTGGTACACGACCGAGCGGACCCCGGAGGCGTACCACAAGGCCGCCCAGCAGGTCATGGAGCGCGGGTACAAGGCGCTCAAGATCGACCCCTTCGGCACCGGGCACTTCGAGCTCGACCACGAGCAGACCCTTTACTCCGTCTCCCTCATCGAGGCCGTGCGCGACGCCATCGGGCCCGACGCCGAGCTGATGCTGGAGATGCACGGCCGGTTCTCGCCCGCCACCGCCGTCCGCCTGGCCAAGGAGCTGGCCCCGTTCAAGCCCGCCTGGCTGGAGGAGCCCTGCCCGCCGGAGAACCTCAAGGCGCTGGAGAAGGTCGCCGCCAAGGTGGACATCCCGGTCGCC
The Streptomyces sp. CGMCC 4.7035 DNA segment above includes these coding regions:
- a CDS encoding mandelate racemase/muconate lactonizing enzyme family protein; protein product: MRITGISTHVVGTPWRNLTYVQVHTDEGITGVGETRMLGHTDALIGYLREAEANHILGSDPFAVEDLMRRMKYGDYGRAGEIVMSGIAVIEMACWDIKGKALGVPVWQLLGGKVTDKVKAYANGWYTTERTPEAYHKAAQQVMERGYKALKIDPFGTGHFELDHEQTLYSVSLIEAVRDAIGPDAELMLEMHGRFSPATAVRLAKELAPFKPAWLEEPCPPENLKALEKVAAKVDIPVATGERIHDRIEFRELFESQAVDIIQPDVGHIGGIWETRKLAATAETHYMLVAPHNVGGPVLTAASLQVGFTSPNFKILEHFNDFADAEIKKVVKGAPQVVDGYFHLSDAPGLGVELDVDAAAEFPQQQARFDLWADGWEQRKPKGTK
- a CDS encoding tetratricopeptide repeat protein, which produces MDSAELDRRFRTHDGWIPPDVVAALVEHGHLAQVRAQAEQGDWFCARAWARTLSGDQRLEVLRPFADSGWWAAVETVAGLLEESGRSEEAIALVRPHAEAGDRLAVRGLAELLAGQGRIDEVIALLGPGVGDWYLEQALVDLTEGHGRDEEMLALLPVVEPECGCSRHWGDTVRTAGLRARVLERMGRVDEAVTLLRAHVHRDNVTYGNAVEQLADVLARHGRITDLRDLAAGYGGLDAARRLAGLLEEECPDEAVEVLRTHAADGSPNAAWCTAELLRKHGRVDEAIEVLRAAARRGADDWIIHELGELLVGQGRADEALAVVDDIAGRLRGDMGAELLLERVRLLAACGRHGQAVAELRAHPEADGWYMAKRLAELLAEAGRLDEAVAELRPGIEDGRNRQLMAKLLIRQGRAEEAVTTARVTRPTTATWGSTSDDADDPWSTEPPF
- a CDS encoding SCO2400 family protein, translated to MDYCHPCRRHLNGALACPGCGTPVEDLRAHANEGDVRGDADGGSGGAGGPEASYGDAYAGVGAEEDADEDEDETERPGPAQSRRRTQGRRAPGDRDDDRGARAGRRDRKAAAHRRRRRRVLLVGAGLLLAAGGLSLAELGIEAPGFTPNTATAGGETADGSASVKETTGPSGGTGGGHGAGTTSASASASASPSASESSKDAKSDEETKKPEDTPSASATYSPGHSTPAPTATTTGSAPSADPTPTSPIPEPSPTKTCNRFLWWCT